A single genomic interval of Pseudorca crassidens isolate mPseCra1 chromosome 19, mPseCra1.hap1, whole genome shotgun sequence harbors:
- the PSMC5 gene encoding 26S proteasome regulatory subunit 8, whose product MALDGPEQMELEEGKAGSGLRQYYLSKIEELQLIVNDKSQNLRRLQAQRNELNAKVRLLREELQLLQEQGSYVGEVVRAMDKKKVLVKVHPEGKFVVDVDKNIDINDVTPNCRVALRNDSYTLHKILPNKVDPLVSLMMVEKVPDSTYEMIGGLDKQIKEIKEVIELPVKHPELFEALGIAQPKGVLLYGPPGTGKTLLARAVAHHTDCTFIRVSGSELVQKFIGEGARMVRELFVMAREHAPSIIFMDEIDSIGSSRLEGGSGGDSEVQRTMLELLNQLDGFEATKNIKVIMATNRIDILDSALLRPGRIDRKIEFPPPNEEARLDILKIHSRKMNLTRGINLRKIAELMPGASGAEVKGVCTEAGMYALRERRVHVTQEDFEMAVAKVMQKDSEKNMSIKKLWK is encoded by the exons ATGGCGCTTGACGGACCAGAGCAG ATGGAGCTGGAAGAGGGGAAGGCAGGCAGTGGACTCCGCCAGTATTATCTGTCCAAGATTGAAGAACTCCAG CTGATTGTGAATGATAAGAGCCAAAATCTCCGGAGGCTGCAGGCACAGAGGAATGAGCTTAATGCAAAAG TTCGCCTGTTGCGGGAAGAGCTACAGCTGCTGCAGGAACAGGGCTCCTATGTGGGGGAAGTAGTCCGGGCCATGGATAAGAAGAAAGTGTTGGTTAAG GTACATCCTGAGGGCAAGTTTGTCGTAGACGTAGATAAGAACATCGACATCAATGAT GTGACACCCAATTGCCGGGTGGCCCTCAGAAATGACAGCTACACTCTGCATAAGATCCTGCCCAACAAGGTAGACCCACTGGTGTCACTGATGATGGTGGAGAAGGTGCCAGATTCAACTTACGAGATGATTGGTGGCCTGGACAAGCAGATCAAGGAGATCAAAGAAGTGATTGAGCTGCCCGTTAAGCATCCTGAGCTCTTTGAAGCGCTGGGCATCGCGCAGCCCAAG GGAGTGCTGCTGTACGGACCCCCAGGCACTGGGAAGACACTGTTGGCCAGGGCTGTGGCTCATCATACAGACTGTACTTTCATTCGTGTCTCTGGGTCTGAATTGGTGCAGAAATTCATCGGGGAAG GGGCAAGAATGGTGAGGGAACTGTTTGTCATGGCCCGAGAACACGCTCCATCTATCATCTTCATGGACGAAATCGACTCCATCGGCTCCTCCCGGCTGGAGGGAGGCTCCGGAGGGGACAGTGAAGTCCAGCGCACGATGCTGGAGCTGCTCAACCAGCTGGATGGCTTCGAGGCCACCAAGAACATCAAG GTCATCATGGCCACTAACAGGATTGACATCCTGGACTCAGCGCTGCTCCGCCCAGGGCGCATTGACAGAAAAATTGAATTCCCACCCCCCAATGAGGAG GCCCGGCTGGACATTTTGAAGATCCATTCTCGGAAAATGAACCTGACCCGGGGGATCAACCTGAGAAAAATTGCTGAGCTCATGCCAGGAGCATCAGGGGCTGAAGTGAAG GGCGTGTGCACTGAAGCCGGCATGTACGCACTGCGGGAGCGGCGAGTCCACGTCACCCAGGAGGACTTCGAGATGGCAGTAGCCAAG GTCATGCAAAAGGACAGTGAGAAAAACATGTCCATCAAGAAGCTGTGGAAGTGA
- the FTSJ3 gene encoding pre-rRNA 2'-O-ribose RNA methyltransferase FTSJ3 isoform X1: MGKKGKVGKSRRDKFYHLAKETGYRSRSAFKLIQLNRRFQFLQKARALLDLCAAPGGWLQVATKFMPVSSLIVGVDLVPIKPLPNVVTLQEDITTERCRQALRKELKTWKVDVVLNDGAPNVGAGWVHDAYSQAHLTLMALRLACDFLSRGGCFITKVFRSRDYQPLLWIFQQLFRRVQATKPQASRHESAEIFVVCQGFLAPDKVDSKFFDPKFAFKEVEVQAKTVTELVTKKKPKAEGYAEGDLTLYHRTSVTDFLRAANPVDFLSKASEISLDDEELARHPTTTEDIRACCQDIRVLGRKELRSLLNWRTKLRRYVAKKLKEQAKALDISLSSGEEEEGEEEESAAGMGPQPSEEEELDRTLAEMKAQEVAELKRKKKKLLREQRKQRERVELKMDLPGVSIADEGETGMFSLRTIRGHQLLEEVTQGDMSAADTFLSDLPRDDIYISDVEEEDDTSLDSDLDPEELAGVREPQSLKDQKCVRFAEVQDGKEEEEEENPLLVPLEEKALLQEEQASLWFSKDGFSGIGDDADEALEIRQAQLLYESRHKGQQLPPPPSGVKMENKPPPCQDEAPERAEAPSGTEAATGPGGEERDDSSDSDSSSSEGEESWKPRGRKKRSRGPKSDDDDVGFEVVPIKDPVKHRILDPEGLALGAIIASSKKAKRDLIDDSFSRYTFNEDEGELPDWFVQEEKQHRIRQLPIDKKEVEHYRKRWREINARPIKKVAEAKARKKRRMLKKLEQTKKKAEAVVNTVDISEREKAAQLRSLYKKAGLGNEKRQVTYVVAKKGVGRKVGRPAGVRGHFKVVDSRMKKDQRAQQRKEQKKKHKRK, encoded by the exons ATGGGCAAAAAGGGCAAAGTCGGGAAGAGCCGGCGAGACAAGTTCTATCACTTGGCAAAGGAGACGG GTTACCGTTCCCGCTCTGCTTTCAAGCTGATCCAGCTGAATCGCCGCTTTCAATTTCTGCAGAAAGCCCGAGCCTTGCTGGACCTGTGCGCTGCACCAGGTGGATG GCTGCAGGTAGCCACCAAGTTTATGCCTGTATCCAGCCTTATTGTGG GAGTGGATCTGGTTCCAATCAAGCCTCTTCCCAATGTGGTGACACTCCAGGAGGACATCACAACAGAACGCTGTAGGCAG GCCCTGAGGAAGGAGCtgaaaacctggaaagttgaTGTTGTGCTCAATGACGGGGCCCCCAATGTCGGGGCTGGCTGGGTCCATGATGCTTACTCACAAG CCCATTTGACACTGATGGCTCTGCGTTTGGCTTGTGATTTTCTGAGCCGTGGTGGCTGCTTCATCACAAAGGTTTTCCGTTCCCGTGACTATCAGCCCTTACTATGGATTTTCCAGCAGCTCTTCCGCCGTGTCCAGGCCACCAAGCCCCAAGCCTCTCGTCATGAATCTGCAGAGATCTTTGTCGTCTGCCAGG GATTCCTGGCTCCTGACAAGGTCGACAGTAAATTCTTTGACCCCAAATTTGCCTTCAAGGAGGTTGAAGTTCAGGCCAAGACTGTTACTGAATTGGTGACTAAGAAGAAGCCAAAG GCTGAAGGCTATGCTGAGGGTGACCTCACACTCTATCACCGAACTTCAGTCACCGACTTCCTCCGAGCTGCCAACCCTGTTGACTTCCTTTCCAAAGCCAGTGAA ATCTCGCTAGACGATGAAGAGTTGGCACGGCATCCAACTACCACTGAGGACATCCGGGCGTGCTGTCAGGATATCAGGGTGCTGGGGCGTAAGGAGCTCAG GTCCCTACTGAACTGGAGAACGAAGCTTCGGCGGTATGTGGCCAAGAAACTGAAAGAACAAGCAAAGGCACTGGACATCAG CCTCAGctcaggggaggaagaggaaggtgaAGAGGAGGAGTCCGCAGCTGGGATGGGGCCGCAGCCCTCGGAGGAGGAGGAGCTGGACCGGACCCTGGCAGAGATGAAGGCCCAGGAGGTGGCGGAGTTAAAGAG gaagaaaaagaagctgCTGCGTGAGCAGAGGAAGCAGCGGGAACGTGTGGAGCTGAAGATGGATCTTCCCGGGGTTTCCATCGCAGACGAGGGGGAGACTGGCATGTTCTCCCTGCGCACCATCCGGGGTCACCAG TTGTTAGAGGAGGTAACACAGGGGGACATGAGTGCTGCAGACACGTTTTTGTCTGATCTGCCAAGAGATGACATCTACATATCAGATGTTGAGGAGGAGGATGATACATCTCTGGATAGTGACCTGGATCCAGAGGAGCTGGCAGGAGTCAGAGAACCTCAGAGTCTAAAGGACCAAAAGTG TGTACGGTTTGCTGAAGTGCAAGATggtaaagaggaggaggaagaagagaatccATTGCTGGTACCATTGGAGGAAAAGGCACTACTGCAGGAAGAACAGGCCAGCCTGTGGTTCTCAAAG gatggcttcagcgGGATTGGGGATGATGCCGACGAGGCCCTGGAGATCCGTCAGGCCCAGCTGTTGTACGAGAGCCGTCACAAGGGGCAGCAGCTGCCACCACCGCCTTCCGGTGTGAAGATGGAGAACAAACCTCCCCCGTGCCAGGATGAGGCCCCTGAGAGGGCAGAGGCTCCTTCAGGGACAGAGGCTGCCACTGGCCCTGGCGGGGAAGAGAGAGATGACAGTTCTGACAGTGACAGCAGTAGCAGTGAGGGTGAAGAGAG cTGGAAACCACGCGGCAGGAAGAAGCGAAGCCGTGGGCCTAAGTCAGATGATGATGATGTCGGGTTTGAGGTCGTGCCTATCAAGGACCCAG TGAAACATCGGATACTGGACCCTGAAGGCCTTGCTCTAGGTGCTATTATTGCTTCTTCCAAAAAAGCCAAGAGGGACCTCATAGATGACTCCTTCAGCCG GTACACATTTAATGAGGATGAGGGGGAGCTTCCAGACTGGTTTGTGCAGGAGGAAAAGCAGCACAGGATACGACAACTGCCTATTGATAAGAAAGAGGTGGAGCATTACCGGAAACGCTGGCGGGAAATCAATGCACGTCCCATCAAGAAAGTGGCTGAGGCCAAGGCCAGGAAGAAACGGAGG aTGCTGAAGAAGCTGGAGCAAACCAAGAAGAAGGCAGAAGCTGTGGTCAACACAGTGGACATCTCAGAACGGGAGAAAGCGGCACAGCTTCGAAG TCTCTATAAGAAAGCTGGGCTTGGAAATGAGAAACGCCAAGTCACCTATGTTGTAGCCAAAAAAGGTGTGGGCCGCAAAGTGGGCCGGCCAGCTGGGGTCAGAGGTCACTTCAAGGTGGTGGACTCGAGAATGAAGAAGGACCAAAGAGCACAGCAACGGAAGGAGCAGAAGAAAAAGCACAAGCGGAAGTGA
- the FTSJ3 gene encoding pre-rRNA 2'-O-ribose RNA methyltransferase FTSJ3 isoform X2, whose product MPVSSLIVGVDLVPIKPLPNVVTLQEDITTERCRQALRKELKTWKVDVVLNDGAPNVGAGWVHDAYSQAHLTLMALRLACDFLSRGGCFITKVFRSRDYQPLLWIFQQLFRRVQATKPQASRHESAEIFVVCQGFLAPDKVDSKFFDPKFAFKEVEVQAKTVTELVTKKKPKAEGYAEGDLTLYHRTSVTDFLRAANPVDFLSKASEISLDDEELARHPTTTEDIRACCQDIRVLGRKELRSLLNWRTKLRRYVAKKLKEQAKALDISLSSGEEEEGEEEESAAGMGPQPSEEEELDRTLAEMKAQEVAELKRKKKKLLREQRKQRERVELKMDLPGVSIADEGETGMFSLRTIRGHQLLEEVTQGDMSAADTFLSDLPRDDIYISDVEEEDDTSLDSDLDPEELAGVREPQSLKDQKCVRFAEVQDGKEEEEEENPLLVPLEEKALLQEEQASLWFSKDGFSGIGDDADEALEIRQAQLLYESRHKGQQLPPPPSGVKMENKPPPCQDEAPERAEAPSGTEAATGPGGEERDDSSDSDSSSSEGEESWKPRGRKKRSRGPKSDDDDVGFEVVPIKDPVKHRILDPEGLALGAIIASSKKAKRDLIDDSFSRYTFNEDEGELPDWFVQEEKQHRIRQLPIDKKEVEHYRKRWREINARPIKKVAEAKARKKRRMLKKLEQTKKKAEAVVNTVDISEREKAAQLRSLYKKAGLGNEKRQVTYVVAKKGVGRKVGRPAGVRGHFKVVDSRMKKDQRAQQRKEQKKKHKRK is encoded by the exons ATGCCTGTATCCAGCCTTATTGTGG GAGTGGATCTGGTTCCAATCAAGCCTCTTCCCAATGTGGTGACACTCCAGGAGGACATCACAACAGAACGCTGTAGGCAG GCCCTGAGGAAGGAGCtgaaaacctggaaagttgaTGTTGTGCTCAATGACGGGGCCCCCAATGTCGGGGCTGGCTGGGTCCATGATGCTTACTCACAAG CCCATTTGACACTGATGGCTCTGCGTTTGGCTTGTGATTTTCTGAGCCGTGGTGGCTGCTTCATCACAAAGGTTTTCCGTTCCCGTGACTATCAGCCCTTACTATGGATTTTCCAGCAGCTCTTCCGCCGTGTCCAGGCCACCAAGCCCCAAGCCTCTCGTCATGAATCTGCAGAGATCTTTGTCGTCTGCCAGG GATTCCTGGCTCCTGACAAGGTCGACAGTAAATTCTTTGACCCCAAATTTGCCTTCAAGGAGGTTGAAGTTCAGGCCAAGACTGTTACTGAATTGGTGACTAAGAAGAAGCCAAAG GCTGAAGGCTATGCTGAGGGTGACCTCACACTCTATCACCGAACTTCAGTCACCGACTTCCTCCGAGCTGCCAACCCTGTTGACTTCCTTTCCAAAGCCAGTGAA ATCTCGCTAGACGATGAAGAGTTGGCACGGCATCCAACTACCACTGAGGACATCCGGGCGTGCTGTCAGGATATCAGGGTGCTGGGGCGTAAGGAGCTCAG GTCCCTACTGAACTGGAGAACGAAGCTTCGGCGGTATGTGGCCAAGAAACTGAAAGAACAAGCAAAGGCACTGGACATCAG CCTCAGctcaggggaggaagaggaaggtgaAGAGGAGGAGTCCGCAGCTGGGATGGGGCCGCAGCCCTCGGAGGAGGAGGAGCTGGACCGGACCCTGGCAGAGATGAAGGCCCAGGAGGTGGCGGAGTTAAAGAG gaagaaaaagaagctgCTGCGTGAGCAGAGGAAGCAGCGGGAACGTGTGGAGCTGAAGATGGATCTTCCCGGGGTTTCCATCGCAGACGAGGGGGAGACTGGCATGTTCTCCCTGCGCACCATCCGGGGTCACCAG TTGTTAGAGGAGGTAACACAGGGGGACATGAGTGCTGCAGACACGTTTTTGTCTGATCTGCCAAGAGATGACATCTACATATCAGATGTTGAGGAGGAGGATGATACATCTCTGGATAGTGACCTGGATCCAGAGGAGCTGGCAGGAGTCAGAGAACCTCAGAGTCTAAAGGACCAAAAGTG TGTACGGTTTGCTGAAGTGCAAGATggtaaagaggaggaggaagaagagaatccATTGCTGGTACCATTGGAGGAAAAGGCACTACTGCAGGAAGAACAGGCCAGCCTGTGGTTCTCAAAG gatggcttcagcgGGATTGGGGATGATGCCGACGAGGCCCTGGAGATCCGTCAGGCCCAGCTGTTGTACGAGAGCCGTCACAAGGGGCAGCAGCTGCCACCACCGCCTTCCGGTGTGAAGATGGAGAACAAACCTCCCCCGTGCCAGGATGAGGCCCCTGAGAGGGCAGAGGCTCCTTCAGGGACAGAGGCTGCCACTGGCCCTGGCGGGGAAGAGAGAGATGACAGTTCTGACAGTGACAGCAGTAGCAGTGAGGGTGAAGAGAG cTGGAAACCACGCGGCAGGAAGAAGCGAAGCCGTGGGCCTAAGTCAGATGATGATGATGTCGGGTTTGAGGTCGTGCCTATCAAGGACCCAG TGAAACATCGGATACTGGACCCTGAAGGCCTTGCTCTAGGTGCTATTATTGCTTCTTCCAAAAAAGCCAAGAGGGACCTCATAGATGACTCCTTCAGCCG GTACACATTTAATGAGGATGAGGGGGAGCTTCCAGACTGGTTTGTGCAGGAGGAAAAGCAGCACAGGATACGACAACTGCCTATTGATAAGAAAGAGGTGGAGCATTACCGGAAACGCTGGCGGGAAATCAATGCACGTCCCATCAAGAAAGTGGCTGAGGCCAAGGCCAGGAAGAAACGGAGG aTGCTGAAGAAGCTGGAGCAAACCAAGAAGAAGGCAGAAGCTGTGGTCAACACAGTGGACATCTCAGAACGGGAGAAAGCGGCACAGCTTCGAAG TCTCTATAAGAAAGCTGGGCTTGGAAATGAGAAACGCCAAGTCACCTATGTTGTAGCCAAAAAAGGTGTGGGCCGCAAAGTGGGCCGGCCAGCTGGGGTCAGAGGTCACTTCAAGGTGGTGGACTCGAGAATGAAGAAGGACCAAAGAGCACAGCAACGGAAGGAGCAGAAGAAAAAGCACAAGCGGAAGTGA
- the DDX42 gene encoding ATP-dependent RNA helicase DDX42 isoform X2 encodes MAENPTAGVVQEEEEDNLEYDSDGNPIAPSKKIIDPLPPIDHSEIDYPPFEKNFYNEHEEITNLTPQQLIDLRHKLNLRVSGAAPPRPGSSFAHFGFDEQLMHQIRKSEYTQPTPIQCQGVPVALSGRDMIGIAKTGSGKTAAFIWPMLIHIMDQKELEPGDGPIAVIVCPTRELCQQIHAECKRFGKAYNLRSVAVYGGGSMWEQAKALQEGAEIVVCTPGRLIDHVKKKATNLQRVSYLVFDEADRMFDMGFEYQVRSIASHVRPDRQTLLFSATFRKKIEKLARDILIDPIRVVQGDIGEANEDVTQIVEILHSGPSKWNWLTRRLVEFTSSGSVLLFVTKKANAEELANNLKQEGHSLGLLHGDMDQSERNKVISDFKKKDIPVLVATDVAARGLDIPSIKTVINYDVARDIDTHTHRIGRTGRAGEKGVAYTLLTPKDSNFAGDLVRNLEGANQHVSKELLDLAMQNAWFRKSRFKGGKGKKLNIGGGGLGYRERPGLGSENTDRGSNNNVMSNYEAYKPSTGAMGDRLTAMKAAFQSQYKSHFVAASLTNQKAGSSAAGASGWTSAGSLNSVPTNSAQQQGHNSPDSPIASATKGIPGFGSTGNLSSAPVTYPSAGAQGVNNTASGNNGREGIGGGNGKRERYTENRGGSRHSHGESGNRHGDSPRHGDGGRHGEGYRYPESSSRHADGRRHADGHPHGENRHGGGGGRHGESRGANDGRNGESRKEICNRESKVDPKVDSTKMDKMDSKTDKTTDGFAVPEPPKRKKSRWDS; translated from the exons ATTGACTATCcaccatttgaaaaaaatttttacaatgaaCATGAAGAGATAACCAACCTCACCCCACAGCAGCTAATAGATCTCCGGCATAAGCTCAATCTTCGG GTTTCTGGTGCTGCACCTCCTAGACCAGGAAGTAGTTTTGCTCATTTTGGGTTTGATGAGCAACTTATGCACCAGATTCGGAAATCTGAGTACACACAGCCCACTCCAATACAGTGCCAG ggTGTACCTGTGGCATTAAGTGGTAGAGACATGATTGGTATTGCCAAAACAGGCAGTGGGAAAACTGCGGCCTTTATCTGGCCCATGTTGATTCATATAATGGACCAGAAAGAATTGGAACCGGGTGATGGACCAATTGCAGTGATTGTGTGTCCTACTAGGGAGCTTTGTCAGCAG ATCCACGCAGAATGCAAGCGGTTTGGGAAAGCGTATAATCTCCGATCAGTAGCCGTGTATGGAGGAGGGAGCATGTGGGAGCAGGCCAAGGCCCTTCAGGAAGGGGCAGAGATTGTTGTCTGTACACCA GGTCGACTTATTGATCATGTGAAGAAGAAAGCTACCAACCTTCAAAGAGTCTCTTACCTTGTATTTGACGAAGCAGATCGAATGTTTGACATGGGATTTG AGTACCAGGTGCGATCCATAGCAAGTCATGTCCGTCCCGACAGACAGA CTCTCTTATTCAGTGCAACTTTTCGGAAAAAGATTGAAAAACTGGCCAGAGACATCCTGATTGACCCTATTCGTGTGGTGCAGGGGGATATTGGAGAG gcAAATGAAGATGTGACTCAGATTGTGGAGATTCTGCATTCTGGGCCTAGTAAATGGAACTGGCTCACCCGGCGTCTAGTGGAGTTTACCTCTTCAGGAAGTGTCCTCCTGTTTGTTACTAAAAAAGCCAATGCTGAAGAGCTAGCCAATAACCTTAAACAGGAGGGTCATAGTCTTGGCCTGCTCCATGGTGACATGGATCAGAGTGAAAGAAACAAGGTTATTTCAGACTTTAAGAAAAAGGACATCCCAGTCCTCGTGGCCACAGATGTTGCAG cCCGTGGTCTGGACATTCCTTCAATTAAGACTGTCATTAACTATGATGTGGCACGAGATATTGATACCCATACGCATAGGATTGGCCGAACAGGACGAGCGGGTGAGAAAGGCGTGGCCTATACCTTGCTGACACCCAAGGATAGCAATTTTGCCGGTGACCTTGTCCGGAACTTGGAAGGAGCCAATCAGCATGTTTCCAAGGAACTCCTAGATCTGGCCATGCAG AATGCCTGGTTTCGGAAATCCCGCTTcaaaggagggaaagggaaaaagctgAACATTGGTGGAGGAGGCCTAGGCTATAGGGAGCGGCCTGGCCTCGGCTCTGAGAACACG GACCGAGGAAGTAACAACAATGTAATGAGCAATTATGAGGCCTACAAGCCCTCCACAGGAGCCATGGGAGATCGGCTGACGGCAATGAAAGCAGCTTTCCAG TCACAGTACAAGAGTCACTTTGTTGCTGCCAGTTTAACCAACCAGAAGGCTGGAAGCTCTGCTGCTGGGGCGAGTGGATGGACTAGTGCAGGGAGCTTGAATTCAGTTCCAACTAATTCAGCCCAACAACAGGGCCATAACAGTCCTGACAGCCCCATTGCCAGTGCCACAAAGGGCATCCCAGGCTTTGGCAGTACTGGGAACCTCAGCAGTGCCCCAGTGACCTATCCTTCTGCCGGAGCCCAGGGAGTCAACAACACAGCTTCAGGGAATAACGGCCGAGAAGGGATTGGGGGTGGCaatgggaaaagagagagatacACTGAGAACCGGGGTGGAAGCCGTCATAGTCACGGAGAGAGTGGGAATCGGCATGGCGATAGCCCACGTCATGGAGACGGTGGTCGCCATGGAGAGGGATACCGCTACCCAGAAAGCAGCAGCCGTCACGCTGATGGGCGCCGTCATGCTGATGGCCATCCTCATGGAGAGAACAGGCATGGAGGAGGTGGAGGCAGACATGGAGAGAGCCGAGGTGCAAATGATGGTCGGAATGGTGAAAGCAGGAAAGAAATTTGTAATCGTGAAAGCAAGGTGGACCCCAAGGTGGACAGCACCAAGATGGACAAGATGGACAGCAAGACAGATAAGACTACTGATGGCTTCGCTGTCCCCGAGCCACCCAAGCGCAAGAAAAGTCGATGGGACAGTTAG